The Algoriphagus sanaruensis genome window below encodes:
- the recO gene encoding DNA repair protein RecO, translated as MIKKTSGIVLNTLKYQESSIITKIFTRELGLKSYVVNGVRSQGKSTKMALYQPMTKLDLVVYDKSNSGLQRISEAKIEFPTQRIPFDFSRISIAMFMAEMINRSIYDNYQNEWLFDFLSLSIELLDEEECPLPYFPILFLIQQAKFLGFSPAEAMGFFEESQHQTLSIEELNLCIPFLEDALSKGYQASTKISSSVRRKLLNHMLDFYREHLDNPTPIKSLPVLRQIME; from the coding sequence ATGATCAAAAAAACAAGTGGGATTGTACTTAACACCCTGAAATACCAAGAATCAAGTATCATTACGAAGATTTTTACCCGTGAGCTAGGGCTAAAATCATATGTGGTTAATGGAGTAAGAAGTCAAGGTAAGTCTACCAAAATGGCGCTTTATCAACCCATGACCAAGTTGGATCTCGTAGTTTACGATAAGTCTAATTCAGGATTACAACGGATCTCAGAGGCAAAAATTGAATTCCCTACTCAACGAATCCCTTTTGATTTTTCCCGGATAAGTATCGCAATGTTTATGGCTGAGATGATCAATAGAAGCATCTATGATAATTATCAAAATGAATGGCTCTTTGATTTTCTTTCGCTAAGTATTGAACTACTTGATGAAGAAGAGTGCCCTTTACCTTATTTCCCTATATTATTTCTAATTCAACAAGCTAAATTCTTGGGATTTTCGCCTGCCGAGGCAATGGGATTTTTTGAAGAATCTCAACATCAAACATTGAGTATCGAGGAATTAAACTTATGTATTCCCTTTTTGGAGGACGCTCTTTCAAAAGGATATCAAGCCTCTACAAAAATTTCAAGCTCTGTCCGAAGAAAGTTACTGAACCATATGCTAGACTTTTACCGGGAGCATTTGGATAATCCTACTCCTATTAAATCCCTACCAGTTTTAAGACAAATAATGGAATAG
- a CDS encoding T9SS type A sorting domain-containing protein yields MKKIALISPIYRHLLLVFGGLIMGIFLNSSKAQGEGSGTWGHGINGQSMLWHAAYSSTSASGYGTRGYFLLPTNDGLSGSTYETNYQTDHRLFVFVKAGETVYWGFRAGTTSVGQWRVRWFFDSSDTSFFPDAKTSSEGMTTVSYSNGMYTYNTGGDTYKQYYAQGSTVNYQGRPYDALQAKIGPSLLPGGAGGYSPHYFTNTTGQDRAFWVEFTNTSDDFINIGGFHIDYWDITVADASGEIKNGRVYSKFWSISNSRLTPDVTSLTITTSGVADSYAFGPDFGFYIPVDNTFTTDQDDDYFVKRIRVPGGSGGWTNFFANQDGPINSGDYQQNRRSKEGTSSNIQYPLFLNDPDRTIWKTTTPPTASLNLDYREKTAPETGGEAVVDLSISMPGIVDILVDLNDNEEFDEGIDLILSYNFENPGTYQIIWDGVDASGNELPLGANINFVASVIFFPVHFPIYDFEQSLGIRITNIRPGTQEDNVIYWDDSQLSIDGLSSGQTAADPRVNVTGILSPEHSWFATGDNGFANNRTINTWAASYYTEVKERGNFFFLAITGNIFLDSNALDDNLVGGTAPPIQPLFVSLLHAETNEVARVASVSSSGFYSLRKIGNGNYIAILSQDSLAVGALTASPGLPVFWENTGEKLGSGQGHDGTINGILTGIILNGTSISDANFGIRPINSDLIATKTVNIEEPEFGTEVTFTITVTNNGYSEAENVQVLENIPNGYVYRSHSLTNGSFDPITNIWNIGLLPAGMTETMTLTARVEEDNEGYVNNVLVTSTTPDSDPSNNSDQAETTPFRVLSVAWLDFTGNVSEQHVELNWSTAREKGSKVFKVQRSRDQNTWIDVCEMVGSGTTNDISKYTIVDERPFLGSNFYRIVQINEEGEITYSKLIGVNFDSELEINVFPNPFVNYIEVEAQQIDELQLDLIDSEGICLDAPIVERSTHHIKLDLSHLPAGTYVLKLSNPQRALCKKIVKNF; encoded by the coding sequence ATGAAGAAAATCGCTCTCATATCACCCATTTATCGACATTTACTTTTGGTATTTGGGGGATTGATCATGGGTATATTTCTCAATTCTTCAAAAGCACAAGGAGAGGGCTCAGGTACTTGGGGGCACGGAATAAACGGCCAATCAATGCTTTGGCATGCGGCCTACTCCTCCACAAGTGCGAGTGGATATGGTACAAGGGGATATTTCCTTTTGCCAACCAATGATGGTTTAAGCGGATCTACTTATGAAACCAATTACCAAACCGATCATCGACTATTTGTTTTTGTAAAAGCTGGCGAAACAGTTTATTGGGGCTTTAGAGCAGGCACTACCTCGGTGGGTCAATGGCGGGTTCGATGGTTTTTTGACTCAAGTGATACCTCATTTTTTCCAGATGCAAAAACATCCTCAGAAGGTATGACTACAGTTTCATATTCAAACGGAATGTACACCTACAACACTGGAGGGGATACTTATAAACAATACTATGCACAAGGGTCCACTGTCAATTATCAAGGTAGACCCTATGATGCACTTCAGGCGAAGATTGGACCAAGCTTATTACCCGGAGGTGCAGGAGGATACTCTCCACATTACTTCACCAATACCACCGGACAAGACCGAGCCTTTTGGGTTGAATTCACAAATACCAGCGATGATTTTATCAATATTGGAGGCTTCCATATCGATTACTGGGACATTACTGTTGCAGATGCCTCAGGAGAAATTAAGAATGGTAGGGTGTACAGCAAATTTTGGAGTATTTCAAATTCAAGGCTAACCCCAGATGTAACAAGTTTAACAATAACCACTTCAGGGGTCGCAGATTCCTATGCTTTTGGGCCGGATTTTGGATTTTATATTCCGGTAGACAATACCTTCACGACAGATCAAGATGATGATTATTTTGTGAAAAGGATACGGGTGCCTGGAGGAAGCGGAGGATGGACCAATTTTTTTGCTAACCAGGATGGACCCATAAATTCAGGGGATTATCAGCAAAATAGACGTTCGAAAGAGGGAACCTCTAGTAACATCCAATATCCTCTATTTCTCAATGATCCAGATCGGACTATTTGGAAAACAACCACTCCTCCGACTGCATCACTCAACCTAGATTACCGGGAGAAAACTGCGCCGGAAACTGGAGGAGAGGCAGTGGTAGATTTATCGATCAGCATGCCCGGTATAGTCGATATCCTTGTGGATCTCAATGATAACGAAGAATTTGACGAAGGCATAGACCTTATTCTTTCCTATAATTTTGAAAATCCGGGTACCTATCAAATTATTTGGGATGGAGTAGATGCCTCTGGAAACGAACTTCCCCTAGGAGCCAATATCAATTTTGTTGCATCGGTAATTTTTTTCCCGGTTCACTTTCCAATCTATGACTTTGAGCAAAGCCTTGGAATCCGCATTACCAACATTCGACCTGGGACCCAAGAAGACAATGTCATTTATTGGGATGATTCTCAATTAAGCATTGATGGGTTAAGCTCAGGACAAACTGCTGCCGATCCTAGGGTTAATGTAACAGGAATCCTTAGTCCCGAGCATAGTTGGTTCGCGACAGGAGATAATGGATTTGCCAATAATCGGACCATCAATACATGGGCAGCTTCCTATTACACAGAAGTCAAAGAACGAGGCAATTTCTTCTTTTTAGCAATTACAGGAAATATTTTCCTAGACTCCAATGCTTTGGATGACAATCTGGTTGGAGGTACTGCACCTCCCATCCAACCTCTTTTTGTTTCATTATTGCATGCAGAAACCAATGAGGTAGCAAGGGTAGCCTCGGTTTCTTCTAGTGGATTTTACAGTTTAAGAAAAATCGGAAACGGAAACTACATTGCCATCCTGAGTCAGGATTCTTTAGCAGTAGGTGCATTGACTGCATCTCCGGGACTACCAGTATTTTGGGAAAATACAGGAGAAAAGCTTGGTTCCGGACAAGGCCACGACGGTACAATCAATGGTATTCTAACAGGAATTATTCTAAATGGAACATCCATATCCGATGCAAATTTTGGGATCAGGCCGATCAATAGCGACTTAATAGCAACTAAAACGGTAAACATTGAAGAGCCTGAATTTGGAACAGAAGTAACATTTACCATCACTGTTACAAACAATGGCTACAGTGAAGCAGAAAACGTTCAGGTTCTCGAAAATATTCCAAATGGCTATGTGTATCGTAGTCACAGCTTAACCAATGGTAGCTTTGACCCTATCACCAATATCTGGAATATAGGATTACTTCCCGCTGGGATGACTGAAACCATGACACTGACTGCACGAGTCGAAGAGGATAATGAAGGGTACGTCAACAATGTACTTGTCACCTCTACTACACCAGATTCAGATCCAAGTAATAATTCTGATCAAGCAGAAACAACACCATTTCGCGTTTTGTCTGTTGCTTGGTTAGATTTTACTGGCAATGTTTCAGAGCAACATGTCGAATTAAATTGGTCTACCGCGCGAGAAAAAGGTAGCAAAGTCTTTAAAGTACAACGATCCAGGGACCAAAATACATGGATTGATGTGTGTGAAATGGTAGGCAGTGGAACAACCAATGATATTTCCAAATACACCATCGTGGACGAACGCCCGTTCTTAGGAAGTAATTTTTATAGGATTGTTCAAATCAATGAAGAAGGAGAAATTACCTATTCCAAATTAATCGGAGTGAACTTTGATTCCGAATTAGAAATTAATGTGTTTCCAAATCCATTTGTAAACTATATAGAAGTTGAAGCCCAACAAATTGATGAATTGCAATTAGATTTAATTGATTCAGAAGGAATATGCTTAGACGCTCCTATTGTCGAGCGATCCACTCATCATATCAAACTTGATTTGAGTCATTTACCCGCGGGCACTTACGTACTGAAGCTTTCAAATCCACAGCGAGCATTGTGTAAAAAAATTGTCAAAAATTTTTAG
- a CDS encoding T9SS type A sorting domain-containing protein — MVYIRYPNFRILPIDYLYFNAIYNATERSGDLIWATVKEWQNDRFEIQRSINTVKDWMKIGEVQGAGYADEPTDYNFQDTKLPLAGGTIYYRLKQVDFDGDSTFSVTRAIRIEPLADMTHWRVYPNPTTGYPFEIELINPEAYKDEVVTLRIITATGHFETFTFDHIKSMGIRISDWFLTQAAGIYTLEISWGDRLEYHKVILKR; from the coding sequence GTGGTCTACATTCGTTATCCAAATTTCCGAATTCTTCCTATAGATTACCTTTACTTCAATGCTATCTATAACGCTACCGAAAGATCCGGAGACTTAATTTGGGCAACTGTCAAAGAATGGCAAAATGATCGATTTGAGATTCAACGTTCTATAAACACAGTGAAAGATTGGATGAAAATCGGGGAAGTTCAAGGCGCAGGATATGCTGATGAACCTACCGATTATAATTTCCAAGACACAAAACTTCCACTAGCTGGAGGCACGATTTACTATCGCTTGAAACAGGTGGATTTTGATGGAGACTCAACCTTCTCAGTGACGAGAGCCATTCGTATTGAGCCATTAGCAGATATGACTCATTGGAGAGTGTATCCAAATCCAACTACAGGATATCCATTTGAAATCGAGTTGATTAATCCTGAGGCATATAAAGATGAAGTGGTTACCCTTCGGATCATTACAGCTACCGGTCACTTTGAGACATTTACATTTGACCATATTAAGTCCATGGGAATCAGAATAAGTGACTGGTTCCTAACCCAAGCAGCAGGGATTTATACTTTGGAGATCAGCTGGGGTGATAGGCTAGAATACCATAAGGTGATTTTGAAAAGATAA
- a CDS encoding T9SS type A sorting domain-containing protein, which yields MLLYVFFFQLTFEALGEGSGTWGTASDRRSWLWVPANSSSSNTGYGTRGFMMLPSRTSSSTYNSNYNPDHRFYVYVKAGETVFWGFRRNGGSGNIRVRWYYDQTDIGFYPVGTTGTGRVQISSYDYNPSGSGGASGRPANADDAAVGPSAIFGSSGYSARSFTNTTGADRAFWVEISTTSDALFSSGFNIDFWDVTVASGTSGNYSPIPGRVYCKYWSIVNGLPSVAGSNSNGLSFHDNFGFYVPVDNTFSGAPNDYFVKYANFGSSHGGYVNFFANQDGPRNNLTYIENRRSISGTSSNYQYPLFINDPDQTIWQTTDPPSASLEINYQEKPAPGTGGEAYVDLTISLPAIVDVLVDLNSNGVYDEGIDLIISENYDTPGTFQIYWNGEDAAGNELPNGSDIEFFAAVLFFPVHFPIYDMEQSLGITITNVRPGAVVQNAIYWDDSLLPRTGSNGINLATSAQSAAVNVTGEAGNSHIWWANGDNGISQNNTINTWAASYYTEVNEREGFNFLTIQGNVYDDPDGLEDNLVDGNPTSLQPLYAILINQATNKVRRVARVNSNGTFSLRKIPNGTYSILISTDSATLDANNPGVMLPSDWETTGENFGTGVGSDGVIDGVLTDLVVSGTSISNANFGIRPIIADLLVQKSVNNELPEFGSTVIFTITARNDGYNDAENVQVFESMPDGYTYLSHTVSIGTFNPASGIWDIGILTNGSTETLTLTCRVEETIEDYNNTVLITSTTPDPNLSNNSDNAETTPFRILPVTWLHLEANYLDPLAEISWITTNEKDLLYYQVERSKDGRFWEKVEMVEKTGNLAEKSEYRLLDRSPLPGRSYYRIGQVNQGEKISYSKVIALEKEPFQLIQAYPNPSSGVVRIELEDIENFQLLFVDSRGSKVNPKIINTGKTFYLVDLSTLPSGIYIAKAFNNFEFYSIRIEKLN from the coding sequence TTGCTTCTTTACGTGTTCTTTTTCCAGTTGACCTTCGAAGCTTTGGGAGAAGGATCAGGAACTTGGGGTACAGCCTCTGACAGAAGAAGTTGGCTTTGGGTCCCGGCAAATAGCTCATCCTCGAATACAGGATATGGCACGAGAGGCTTTATGATGCTTCCATCCAGAACCAGTAGTAGTACTTACAATTCCAATTACAACCCAGATCACCGTTTCTATGTATATGTGAAGGCTGGGGAAACTGTTTTTTGGGGTTTTAGGAGAAATGGGGGAAGTGGAAACATACGCGTTCGTTGGTACTATGATCAAACCGACATTGGCTTTTATCCAGTAGGAACAACTGGAACTGGAAGAGTCCAGATCAGCTCGTATGATTACAACCCATCAGGAAGTGGAGGAGCTTCAGGACGACCAGCTAATGCAGATGACGCTGCAGTCGGTCCAAGTGCAATCTTTGGGTCTTCTGGATATAGCGCACGTTCTTTTACCAATACAACAGGAGCCGACCGAGCATTTTGGGTCGAAATATCCACGACTAGTGATGCGTTGTTTTCAAGTGGTTTCAATATTGATTTTTGGGACGTAACTGTTGCTTCAGGAACAAGTGGCAACTATAGCCCAATTCCCGGACGAGTTTATTGTAAATACTGGAGTATAGTCAATGGCTTACCTTCTGTTGCAGGGTCAAATAGCAATGGACTATCATTCCACGATAATTTTGGATTCTATGTCCCTGTCGACAATACTTTTTCAGGAGCACCAAATGATTACTTCGTCAAATATGCCAACTTCGGAAGTTCACATGGGGGGTATGTTAATTTTTTTGCAAATCAAGATGGCCCAAGGAATAACCTTACCTACATCGAGAATAGAAGATCTATTTCTGGAACGTCCTCCAATTACCAATATCCCCTATTTATCAACGATCCTGACCAAACCATTTGGCAGACCACCGATCCTCCATCCGCCTCACTTGAAATTAACTATCAAGAAAAACCCGCTCCTGGCACCGGGGGTGAAGCCTATGTTGATTTAACAATTAGTCTTCCAGCCATTGTAGATGTCTTGGTGGATTTAAATAGTAATGGGGTTTATGATGAAGGGATCGATTTGATCATTTCAGAAAACTATGATACCCCTGGTACTTTTCAAATTTATTGGAATGGAGAAGATGCGGCAGGAAATGAATTGCCTAATGGTTCTGATATTGAATTTTTTGCTGCAGTCCTTTTCTTTCCAGTACACTTTCCCATTTATGACATGGAACAAAGTCTTGGGATAACCATTACCAATGTCAGACCAGGCGCAGTAGTTCAAAATGCCATTTATTGGGATGACTCCCTTCTTCCAAGAACTGGTAGCAATGGGATTAACCTAGCCACTAGTGCTCAGTCCGCTGCTGTCAATGTGACGGGAGAGGCTGGAAATTCACATATCTGGTGGGCGAATGGGGATAATGGAATTAGCCAAAATAATACCATCAATACTTGGGCTGCCTCTTATTACACCGAAGTAAATGAACGTGAAGGATTCAACTTTTTAACCATTCAAGGTAATGTGTACGATGATCCAGATGGGCTTGAGGATAATTTGGTAGATGGTAACCCAACTTCCTTACAGCCTCTATATGCCATCTTGATCAATCAGGCAACCAACAAGGTTAGACGAGTCGCAAGAGTAAACTCTAATGGAACCTTCAGTTTGAGAAAAATTCCAAATGGAACTTATTCAATTCTTATTTCAACTGATTCCGCCACATTGGATGCTAATAACCCGGGAGTAATGTTGCCTTCAGATTGGGAAACAACAGGCGAAAATTTTGGAACTGGGGTTGGAAGTGATGGAGTAATTGATGGGGTATTGACTGATTTGGTGGTAAGCGGAACCTCCATTTCCAATGCAAACTTTGGGATAAGACCTATTATTGCTGATTTACTTGTTCAAAAGTCCGTGAATAACGAACTCCCGGAATTTGGAAGTACCGTAATTTTTACCATCACAGCTAGAAATGATGGCTATAATGATGCTGAAAATGTACAGGTATTTGAAAGTATGCCTGATGGCTACACCTACCTATCGCACACAGTAAGTATCGGAACATTCAATCCTGCAAGTGGAATTTGGGATATTGGGATTTTGACCAATGGAAGCACTGAAACACTTACACTCACCTGTAGAGTAGAAGAAACAATTGAAGATTATAACAATACCGTACTTATAACTTCAACTACTCCAGATCCAAATTTATCAAACAATTCAGACAATGCTGAAACTACCCCTTTCAGGATTCTTCCAGTTACTTGGCTACACCTTGAAGCAAATTACCTGGACCCTCTTGCTGAAATATCTTGGATTACTACCAATGAAAAGGATCTTCTTTACTATCAAGTAGAGCGATCCAAAGATGGAAGATTTTGGGAAAAAGTAGAAATGGTAGAAAAAACTGGGAATTTGGCGGAAAAATCCGAATACAGGTTGTTGGATCGAAGCCCACTTCCCGGAAGAAGCTACTATCGGATCGGGCAGGTTAATCAAGGCGAAAAGATCAGCTACTCCAAAGTCATCGCCTTAGAAAAAGAACCTTTTCAACTTATTCAAGCATATCCAAATCCAAGCAGCGGAGTTGTTAGGATCGAATTAGAAGACATTGAAAACTTCCAATTACTCTTTGTAGATAGTAGAGGAAGTAAGGTGAATCCAAAAATAATTAACACGGGAAAAACCTTCTATTTGGTGGATTTATCCACCCTCCCATCAGGGATATACATCGCCAAGGCTTTCAATAATTTTGAGTTTTACTCGATACGAATTGAAAAGCTGAATTAA
- the rho gene encoding transcription termination factor Rho: MYNIEELRIRLLSELKEIAEELGVKNFKSLKKDELVYAILDQQAITPEQALPKKKPSIVETQTAEAEKSTPLPTSQPTPEEPVDYKPKFRRQNVTALSEKSEEEVAKAQEEPIKEEIPQKEDPKPIKEQEAKPNRASAEGQRKDPESQEEGKTFRPRRRVFEEVKVEDQIQTEIPTPTTPPSASVEEVKATKPEPEVELPRRKNFKNPEEALIPSAETIPGPARKKPFVSPREFDGVIENEGVLEIMPEGYGFLRSLDYNYLASPDDIYVSPSQIKLFGLKTGDHIKGSIRPPKEGEKYFALLKIGTVNGKTTDEIRDRVPFEYLTPLFPEERLNLSTKHDLYSTRILDLFAPIGKGQRGMIVAQPKTGKTVLLQQIANAITQNHPEVHLMILLIDERPEEVTDMARSVRAEVISSTFDEQADRHVKVANIVLEKAKRMVEVGHDVVILLDSITRLARAHNTVVPSSGKILSGGVDANALHKPKRFFGAARNVENGGSLTIIATALVETGSKMDEVIFEEFKGTGNMELALDRKLANRRIYPAIDVLSSGTRREDLLMDKEEMQRVWILRKLMSDMTSQESMEFLLQRMKGTRDNAEFLISMNG, from the coding sequence ATGTACAACATAGAAGAACTCAGAATCAGGCTTTTATCTGAACTGAAAGAAATTGCCGAGGAACTTGGTGTAAAGAACTTTAAATCCCTGAAAAAGGACGAGCTCGTATATGCCATACTCGATCAACAAGCCATCACCCCTGAGCAGGCTCTTCCGAAGAAAAAACCATCTATCGTAGAGACACAAACTGCAGAAGCAGAAAAATCAACACCCCTGCCGACCTCCCAACCAACCCCTGAAGAACCTGTAGATTATAAGCCAAAATTTAGAAGGCAGAACGTTACGGCCTTGTCAGAGAAATCAGAAGAGGAAGTAGCCAAAGCCCAGGAAGAACCTATCAAGGAAGAAATTCCTCAAAAGGAAGACCCTAAACCAATCAAAGAGCAAGAAGCAAAGCCAAATCGTGCGAGTGCCGAAGGACAGCGGAAAGATCCAGAAAGTCAAGAAGAAGGAAAGACTTTCAGACCACGCAGAAGAGTCTTTGAAGAAGTAAAAGTCGAGGATCAAATCCAAACTGAGATCCCAACACCAACAACTCCCCCCTCTGCTTCCGTTGAGGAAGTAAAAGCAACCAAACCCGAACCGGAAGTAGAACTTCCAAGACGAAAGAACTTCAAAAATCCGGAGGAAGCCTTGATTCCATCCGCAGAAACCATCCCTGGACCCGCTCGCAAAAAACCTTTTGTAAGTCCACGTGAATTTGACGGGGTTATCGAGAATGAAGGTGTACTTGAAATCATGCCAGAGGGATATGGATTTCTGAGATCACTGGATTACAATTACCTTGCTTCTCCTGATGATATTTATGTCTCACCAAGTCAAATCAAACTTTTTGGACTTAAAACTGGTGATCATATCAAAGGCTCCATTCGGCCACCAAAAGAAGGTGAAAAATACTTTGCCCTTCTAAAGATCGGAACAGTAAATGGGAAAACCACTGATGAAATCAGAGATCGTGTCCCTTTCGAATACTTAACTCCCTTATTCCCTGAAGAAAGATTAAATCTTTCGACCAAACATGATCTTTATTCTACAAGGATCCTTGATCTTTTTGCTCCAATAGGAAAAGGTCAACGTGGAATGATTGTAGCACAACCTAAAACAGGTAAAACAGTACTCCTTCAGCAAATCGCTAATGCAATCACGCAAAACCATCCTGAAGTTCATTTGATGATTTTGCTAATTGATGAGCGGCCTGAAGAAGTTACGGATATGGCAAGATCTGTACGCGCAGAAGTGATTTCCTCCACTTTTGACGAGCAAGCTGATCGACATGTGAAAGTGGCAAACATTGTCCTTGAAAAAGCAAAACGCATGGTCGAGGTCGGTCATGATGTAGTCATTCTATTGGATTCCATTACCCGCTTGGCAAGGGCCCACAATACTGTGGTACCTAGTTCTGGAAAGATTCTTTCTGGTGGGGTGGACGCCAATGCACTTCATAAACCTAAACGCTTTTTTGGAGCGGCAAGAAATGTTGAAAATGGAGGCTCCTTGACAATTATTGCAACAGCTTTGGTTGAAACTGGATCCAAAATGGACGAGGTAATCTTTGAGGAATTCAAAGGAACCGGCAACATGGAATTGGCACTTGACCGTAAACTTGCCAATAGACGAATTTACCCTGCTATCGATGTGCTAAGTTCGGGTACTCGAAGGGAAGATTTGTTGATGGATAAAGAAGAAATGCAGCGAGTATGGATCTTGAGAAAGCTTATGAGCGACATGACTTCTCAAGAATCTATGGAATTTTTACTTCAGCGAATGAAAGGAACTCGCGATAATGCTGAGTTTTTAATTTCAATGAACGGTTAA
- a CDS encoding 2Fe-2S iron-sulfur cluster-binding protein has protein sequence MSRIVIQNLGNFTIDSENSERKVIELIHESGIDWMHACGKKGRCTTCKMVILKGQESLTEETDREIFYKNQSRLKPNERLACQCSLKSGELIIRVADINKFPHLTYTE, from the coding sequence ATGTCCCGAATCGTCATTCAAAATCTTGGAAATTTTACAATAGATTCAGAAAATTCTGAACGTAAAGTTATCGAATTAATCCATGAATCCGGTATAGATTGGATGCATGCTTGCGGTAAAAAAGGAAGATGTACGACCTGTAAAATGGTTATTTTGAAAGGTCAGGAATCTTTAACTGAAGAAACAGACCGAGAAATATTTTACAAAAACCAAAGCCGACTAAAACCAAACGAGCGCCTCGCCTGCCAATGCAGCCTTAAGTCAGGAGAACTGATCATACGAGTGGCAGACATCAATAAATTTCCACATTTAACTTATACCGAATAA
- a CDS encoding thymidine kinase, with translation MFVEPSLHIGKSSERKGQIEVICGSMFSGKTEELIRRLNRARIARLKVEIFKPSVDKRYHEQDVVSHNETSIRSTPVNFAGDILLLSGDCDVVGIDEAQFFDQELVRVSQILANQGKRVILAGLDMDFEGKPFEPMPTLMAIAEYVTKVHAICMKCGDLAAFSYRLSASKEKVVLGEKDSYEARCRNCYKEERT, from the coding sequence ATGTTTGTAGAGCCTAGCCTACATATTGGAAAATCATCCGAACGAAAGGGTCAGATTGAGGTAATCTGTGGGTCCATGTTTTCAGGCAAAACTGAGGAGCTTATTCGCAGGTTGAATAGAGCTAGAATTGCGAGATTGAAAGTTGAAATTTTTAAACCATCCGTAGATAAACGATACCATGAACAGGATGTAGTTTCCCATAATGAAACTAGCATCCGATCAACTCCTGTAAACTTTGCTGGGGACATTTTACTTCTTTCTGGGGATTGTGATGTCGTAGGGATAGATGAAGCGCAATTTTTTGATCAAGAGCTCGTAAGGGTCTCCCAGATTTTAGCTAATCAAGGTAAGCGAGTCATCTTGGCTGGATTAGACATGGATTTTGAAGGAAAGCCCTTTGAGCCAATGCCCACCTTGATGGCTATTGCCGAGTATGTTACTAAAGTTCATGCGATTTGTATGAAGTGCGGAGACCTGGCTGCTTTTTCTTATCGGCTTTCAGCCTCTAAGGAAAAGGTGGTATTAGGCGAAAAAGACTCCTATGAAGCTCGATGTAGGAATTGCTACAAAGAAGAGCGCACTTAA